The following DNA comes from Elusimicrobiota bacterium.
CCATCATCCATCCAGGTCTGAAAATGAAATACCTGTCTAAACAAGATTGTACAAACTGTGTCCCTGCATATTTTGATTTCCCATAATGACTAATTGGATTCGGTATTGCATAATCATTGTATACATCGTGAAGTCCATCAAAAACGCCCGCAGTAGAAATATAGACCATTAAAATATTATATTTTTTACATAGAAGCGCTACATTCTCTGTACCAAACGCATTTGTTTTATATGCTTCGTCAGGATGTGTCTCGCAGTATTCTAAATCGGTTAGTGCTGCTAAATGAAAAACAGCAGTCGGCTTAAATTCTAAAATCTGTTTCTCAATTGCTTGATAATCTCTCACATCCAAATATGAGAGCCATTCTGTATTTACATTTATATCTGTAGCACTGACATTACAGATTTTACAACAAACCGAATATACCGCATCACCTAACATTCCACCACAGCCAGTAATCAATATTTTACTCTTTTTAGTTATCATAAACCCTCCAAGTATTGGCAAGTATTGGGACGGTTCCGATTCTTTTTAGAAGCAGAAGAAATATCACTTTCCCCCGACCCCATTACGACCCCATTACAATTTTTTCTGATAGTAATTTGACCATGAATATGGATACCTATCCCATCTATCAACGATTCCTTTTCTCACAGGATTGTTTAATATATACAAAGATACCATTTCAAGTGTTTCTTCTTTTCTTAAAAAATGGTCATAGAAACTTTCCTGCCAGATTTTGTAGCGTCCATCTTTAGATGGACGATAGCCCATCTTTGCGTCCATCTTTAGATGGACGATTATAATTTCGTCCAGTTAAAACTGGACGCTACTTTATTTTCCTCCGTCCCCATTATTTGTTATTTTTGGAATAGGATTTTATAGCCGTACTGTATTTTTTCTAATAGTGTTCTGTTTAATTGACATGTAGCGAGGCAAACTTTCTGGCATTTTTTAACTTTTTCTCTTATCTTGTTTGCTTCTTTGCTTTTCCATAAAATGTCTATACTTTGTTCTCTTAAATTCCCGAATTTTTCAAAACAGCTAAAAGTTATATCAAGGTCGGGATAAATGAACACATTTTTAAATCCTACATCGCATATATTCCTGTCTTGTTTAATGCTGCCTGTAAAATACGGTAAAAACATCTCAAAATGTCGGCTTTCGTTTAATATCAAATCAGGATATTTTAGTTTATACTCTATTAAACTATGCAGTACCTCTTTTAATTTTGAGATGGCTATATCTTTTTTCAATGTTTTTGAGTATTCTGTCCATTCAAATATCGGCTGAAAATTTATATGGTCAAATTTAATATCTTTTGTGAACTCAACTAATTTAACTAAATGGTCTAAATTATCCGCTTTGATAATTGGTTTTACGATTAACTTTGTTGTTGCAGCGTATTTTATTTTATAGTTTGACAGCATTACGAGTTTGGCTTTGAACTGCTCAAAACTTATATTTATTCCGCGGTTTTTACAATGTTCATCTCCAACAAAATCTATTGAGACATTTATATTGAAAAACAGATTATTTTTCATTATCTCTTCACAAAATTTATCATCTATCAGAAAGCCATTAGTAGTAACTCCAAGTATAATATCATTTTCTTTTGCAAATTGGGCAATCTGTAGCAGACAGGACTTCCGCATTAAAGGCTCTCCACCTGTTATATTGATATGGAAACAGCCGATATAGTTCTTAAATGATAACAACATATTTTTAATTTCTTCATCAGTCGCTTCATCATACCGCTCGGGAGCGCTTCTGGCAAAACTACAAAATTTACAATCTGCATTACATCGGGATGTAATAAGAAAATATATATTATATGGTTTAGGTAAAATGTGTTTGTTGATTCTATTCAGAACCATCAATATCTGCCATACAGCGAACTTTTTAATAATTTTGAGTTTATTCATTCTCCGTCCCCATTTCCTTTTGGGCTAATAAATAAAACGATTTGGTTTCAATATCATACTCCGGATATTTTCTAAATTCGGCTGATAACCACGGCTTTACTTTTTTCACATATTCGCTGTCTAAAACCATTTTCTGTTTGGTCTCAACCTTTACAAACCCTAATTCCGTAAATATGTTTTGATAATCGGTCATTCGGAGCCGATTTGGTGAACCATCAAATTTTACCAAATTCCAAACAGTATCCGAGTAGCGTAAAAGATTAAGTGGGTCTAAATCCCTGATGAAACCTGTATGGGTGCCTAAATCTACTTCGTGTACCATTACTGCATTGGGTTTAAGTTTAAAGTAGAGAATCTGGAATATTGCATGAATATCTACAATATGTTCTAAAACTGCCTGGCTAACTAATATATCAAACTTTTCTGATGATAGTTGTTGTAAATCAAACCGTGCATCCCATATATAACGAATACTTCCATTAAATTCGCTTTTCTGAAAATCAGCTGCTGCTTTCTGCGCAGTTTCGTATCCTGGCAATTTTTCTAAATGGTTAAGTAGTACATTATAAAAAGTTGACGGTGTTCTATACATAAGTTTGTTTTTATCTACCGCGGTATAACTTTTAGCACCTAACGCTAAAATAATAATACCTGTTCCGATGTCCTGTCCTGGACATAATTCAAGCACATTCTTCCCTGTAAAAGGGTTTGCCGAATTAGTGTATATCTTTAACACTTCTTCCCAGTTATGTACTGCATTCAAGCAGTATTTTACATTGCGTTCAATTTCTTTAATAGAAAACGGACGCGGTGATGTATAGCCAATTATTGTTCGCCTGATTTTATTTATTATTGCCAGACAGAGCCCTAAACTGATTAAAAATAACTGATTATATTCAGGCGGTTTTATAATTTCAGCCATTTGTTTGTTTTTTTGCGCTCGCTATTTGATAGCTTTTTATTAGTTCCTGATAATGTTTTTCAGGGTTGAAATTGTCTTCTACAAGTTTTCTGGCATTTCTGCCCATCTGTATAATTTTAGTCGGTTCTGATAGAAGTTTAGTGATTTTAGCGATTAAATCTTCTGCATTACCGGCTTCAAAAGTATAACCTGTTTCACCATCTTTTACAAGTTCAGGTATCCCGCCTATCCTTGAACCAATCACTGGTTTGCCTAACGCAAACGCTTCCAGAACAGATATCGGGTTATTCTCATACCATTCTGAAGGCAGAACTACAGCAATAGATTCTTTAATTTCTTGTTGAAGTTCGTTACCGCTCATATACCCAAGAAATTTAACATTTGAGACACCTTCCTTATTTGCCAGTTCTTTCAGTAGTTCTTCTATCGGACCTTTCCCAATTATCTTAACGGTGATTGTAAGCCCTTTTGCTGCTTTTATCAATGTCTCCAACCCTTTACCGTTTGTAATCCGACCAAAATAGCATATTGACTGTTCTTTAGATACAAAGTCAGGTATGAATCTTTCAGTTTCTATAAAATTGCTTAAATACATAATTTCGTTCTTAAAACCCATTTCTATAACTTTTTCTTTCATAAATCTGCTTGGCGCTATGTAAATATTAATCAGGTCATAGACATGAAGTATTTTATGATGCAGATACATCTCAATGACATTTACCAAACTTTTTGCTCGTGAATTCTTGGTACATTTTTTCAGAAAGCACCAATAATACCTGCCATGTTTACAGCGATTACATGGGAATTCACCTTCATAAAACATCCCATATGCAGGGCATACTATCTTATAATCATGCAAGGTTTGCACAGTCGGGATACCGTAGTGGTTTATTACATGCAGTATAGATGGTGATATCTGGTGTGCAAAATTATTAAGATGAATAATATCCGGCTTAAACGCATCTATAATCTGCTTAATTTTTTGTTTGGCTTCAACAGAGTAAAGTATTTTGAGTACCAGTATAACTTTTTGCTTCAGGGTTAATGGGATATTATATTCAATCTGGTCTACAAAAAAGTCCTCATATAGAAACCGCGGGTTATCAGGATGTTTCATACCCCAGTATGCAACTTGATGACCTTTTGATTCCAGCAATTTACCTGTTGTAAACATAGATACTGCATCGCCACCTTTAGGATATAAGAATTTATTTACTAATAGAATCTTCATTTTGTTTTGTAGCGTCCATCTTGTAGCGTCCATCTTTAGATGGACGCTAGTAATTTCGTCCAGTTAAAACTGGACGCTACTCTCGTCCGGCTGAAATCGGACGCTACTTTCCTGTGTACTCATTGTTTTATCAAATAATTGAATATGTTCCTGACAGTTCTTTTCTATAGAAAACTCTTCATTTACTTTTTGATATGCCAAATAACCGATTTGTACTGCCAACGCAGGATTCAAGATTAGTTCTTTCATTTTGTTCTGTAAATCTACAACATCTTTTGGTTTTACATAAATTATCTCTTTATAATCTGTAAATATCTCAGGAAGCGCACCTACCGGTGTAGAAATTACAGGCAGTCCAAACGACATCGCCTCTAAAACAACATTCGGTAAACCTTCACGATATGTTGGAAAAACAAACAAATCAGCATCTTGATAATACTTTTCTACTTTATTTATTTTACCGGCAAAAATAACCCGACCATTCCGCATTCTTTCAAACTGTTTCATTATTGCTGGCAAATCCGGCCCGTCTCCTATCACCTTTAACTCAAGGTCTTCTATCTCGCTACTAATTTCAATAAAAGCACGTAATAATTCATTTATACCTTTCTCAGCAATAATCCGTCCTACAAACAGGATTTTTTTTATTTTATCTATTTTTTTATACTGGTTAATTTTTACGCCATTTTTTATTACTGCTATTCTGTTTCTGTCAACTTTCAATTTCATCAAAAAGTTTTTAACTGATATATTATCCTGCACAATAATAAAATTGGCATTTAATATAATTTTGTACTGCAATCTTTCTGGTAATTTTTTAATTTGCGCTTGATATCTTCTA
Coding sequences within:
- a CDS encoding NAD(P)-dependent oxidoreductase, which encodes MITKKSKILITGCGGMLGDAVYSVCCKICNVSATDINVNTEWLSYLDVRDYQAIEKQILEFKPTAVFHLAALTDLEYCETHPDEAYKTNAFGTENVALLCKKYNILMVYISTAGVFDGLHDVYNDYAIPNPISHYGKSKYAGTQFVQSCLDRYFIFRPGWMMGGGPTKDKKFVKKIIDLINSGKKELLIVNDKLGTPTYTYDFAKNIIEVINSNLYGLYNMVCNGESSRYEIAEEILKILKLETKIKLTEVSSDYFRKEYFAPRPYSERLINLKLNFCGLNKMRDWKVCLREYLSKFKWLK
- a CDS encoding radical SAM protein — encoded protein: MNKLKIIKKFAVWQILMVLNRINKHILPKPYNIYFLITSRCNADCKFCSFARSAPERYDEATDEEIKNMLLSFKNYIGCFHINITGGEPLMRKSCLLQIAQFAKENDIILGVTTNGFLIDDKFCEEIMKNNLFFNINVSIDFVGDEHCKNRGINISFEQFKAKLVMLSNYKIKYAATTKLIVKPIIKADNLDHLVKLVEFTKDIKFDHINFQPIFEWTEYSKTLKKDIAISKLKEVLHSLIEYKLKYPDLILNESRHFEMFLPYFTGSIKQDRNICDVGFKNVFIYPDLDITFSCFEKFGNLREQSIDILWKSKEANKIREKVKKCQKVCLATCQLNRTLLEKIQYGYKILFQK
- a CDS encoding methyltransferase domain-containing protein, with the translated sequence MAEIIKPPEYNQLFLISLGLCLAIINKIRRTIIGYTSPRPFSIKEIERNVKYCLNAVHNWEEVLKIYTNSANPFTGKNVLELCPGQDIGTGIIILALGAKSYTAVDKNKLMYRTPSTFYNVLLNHLEKLPGYETAQKAAADFQKSEFNGSIRYIWDARFDLQQLSSEKFDILVSQAVLEHIVDIHAIFQILYFKLKPNAVMVHEVDLGTHTGFIRDLDPLNLLRYSDTVWNLVKFDGSPNRLRMTDYQNIFTELGFVKVETKQKMVLDSEYVKKVKPWLSAEFRKYPEYDIETKSFYLLAQKEMGTENE
- a CDS encoding glycosyltransferase family 4 protein produces the protein MDATRWTLQNKMKILLVNKFLYPKGGDAVSMFTTGKLLESKGHQVAYWGMKHPDNPRFLYEDFFVDQIEYNIPLTLKQKVILVLKILYSVEAKQKIKQIIDAFKPDIIHLNNFAHQISPSILHVINHYGIPTVQTLHDYKIVCPAYGMFYEGEFPCNRCKHGRYYWCFLKKCTKNSRAKSLVNVIEMYLHHKILHVYDLINIYIAPSRFMKEKVIEMGFKNEIMYLSNFIETERFIPDFVSKEQSICYFGRITNGKGLETLIKAAKGLTITVKIIGKGPIEELLKELANKEGVSNVKFLGYMSGNELQQEIKESIAVVLPSEWYENNPISVLEAFALGKPVIGSRIGGIPELVKDGETGYTFEAGNAEDLIAKITKLLSEPTKIIQMGRNARKLVEDNFNPEKHYQELIKSYQIASAKKQTNG
- a CDS encoding glycosyltransferase family 4 protein, with amino-acid sequence MDATKMGYRPYGRYKDGRYKSGATNKSMDQLKNYSIAVVSLTYPPYLGGAERQMSLLVEELIKHKINLTVYTIGHPDRGKKPYIKDTFKLGRKINFCDKLVWFILLFFQLQLLKKNTVIYSFGYGFDKFIIYLVHILKKIPFIIKFPGTLDENLFRRYQAQIKKLPERLQYKIILNANFIIVQDNISVKNFLMKLKVDRNRIAVIKNGVKINQYKKIDKIKKILFVGRIIAEKGINELLRAFIEISSEIEDLELKVIGDGPDLPAIMKQFERMRNGRVIFAGKINKVEKYYQDADLFVFPTYREGLPNVVLEAMSFGLPVISTPVGALPEIFTDYKEIIYVKPKDVVDLQNKMKELILNPALAVQIGYLAYQKVNEEFSIEKNCQEHIQLFDKTMSTQESSVRFQPDESSVQF